A genomic segment from Nocardiopsis sp. Huas11 encodes:
- a CDS encoding MerR family transcriptional regulator, with protein sequence MTDARPRPDQGLYTISVAAGLAGVSVQSLRLYEQRGLLAPARTKGGTRLYSDNDIARLRRISDLIGQGVNLTGIEQILDLQDENSRLRRTDAAGD encoded by the coding sequence ATGACCGACGCCCGCCCCCGACCGGACCAGGGCCTCTACACCATCTCCGTGGCCGCCGGACTCGCCGGCGTCTCCGTGCAGTCCCTGCGCCTGTACGAGCAGCGCGGCCTGCTCGCCCCCGCGCGCACCAAGGGCGGGACCCGGCTGTACAGCGACAACGACATCGCGCGGCTGCGGCGGATCAGCGACCTCATCGGCCAGGGCGTCAACCTCACCGGCATCGAGCAGATCCTCGACCTGCAGGACGAGAACAGCCGGCTGCGCCGCACGGACGCCGCCGGAGACTGA
- a CDS encoding IS630 family transposase yields MAQRGRKKRLLVVRDEDRRTLEQIARRPTSAQVMAQRARIILRCAEGGTDAEVARVLGVWPQTVGKWRNRYIDGGLEALSDKDRPGQPRKITDAHVEEVIRQTLEQPSPDGGTHWSTRSMAERTGLNQTAVSRIWRAFGLKPHLVDEWKLSNDPFFIEKVRDVTGLYLNPPDAALVLCVDEKSQIQALNRSAPVLPMMPAVPERQTHDYIRHGTTTLFAALDAASGKLISAHHRRHRSVEFRKFLNQIDRETPPGLDVHLIVDNYGTHKAPIVKDWLLAHPRFHLHFIPTYSSWLNLVERFFAEITRRMIRRGSYTSVSDLEHALQGWIDTWNENPRPFVWTKTAEEIFETIAAYLHRINDSEH; encoded by the coding sequence ATGGCGCAACGCGGCAGGAAGAAAAGGCTCCTGGTAGTCAGGGACGAGGACCGGCGCACGCTGGAACAGATCGCACGGCGGCCCACGTCAGCGCAGGTCATGGCGCAGCGCGCACGGATCATCCTGCGCTGCGCCGAGGGCGGCACCGATGCCGAGGTCGCCCGGGTGCTGGGGGTCTGGCCGCAGACGGTGGGCAAGTGGCGCAACCGCTATATCGACGGCGGGCTGGAGGCGCTCTCCGACAAGGACCGCCCCGGCCAGCCCCGCAAGATCACCGACGCCCACGTCGAGGAGGTCATCCGCCAGACCCTGGAACAGCCCTCGCCCGACGGCGGTACACACTGGTCGACCCGGTCGATGGCCGAGCGGACCGGGCTGAACCAGACCGCCGTCTCGCGGATCTGGCGAGCGTTCGGGCTCAAACCCCACCTGGTCGACGAGTGGAAGCTGTCCAACGACCCGTTCTTCATCGAGAAGGTCCGCGACGTCACCGGCCTCTACCTCAACCCGCCGGACGCGGCACTGGTGCTGTGCGTGGACGAGAAGTCCCAGATCCAAGCGCTCAACCGGTCGGCCCCGGTGCTGCCGATGATGCCCGCCGTGCCCGAGCGCCAGACCCACGACTACATCCGGCACGGTACGACCACCCTGTTCGCGGCCCTGGACGCGGCCTCGGGCAAGCTGATCTCGGCTCACCACCGCAGGCACCGCTCCGTCGAGTTCCGCAAGTTCCTCAACCAGATCGACCGCGAAACGCCCCCTGGGCTGGATGTCCACCTCATCGTGGACAACTACGGCACGCACAAGGCGCCGATCGTCAAGGACTGGCTGCTGGCCCATCCCCGCTTCCACCTGCACTTCATCCCGACCTACTCCAGTTGGCTGAACCTGGTGGAGCGGTTCTTCGCCGAGATCACCCGCAGGATGATCCGGCGGGGGTCCTACACCTCGGTCAGCGATCTGGAGCACGCACTCCAGGGGTGGATCGATACCTGGAACGAGAACCCCCGGCCGTTCGTGTGGACCAAGACGGCCGAGGAGATCTTCGAAACCATCGCCGCGTATCTTCATCGAATTAACGACTCAGAACACTAG
- a CDS encoding LysR family transcriptional regulator: MDTRLLRTFATLARTANFTTAAEELHLAQSTVTVHIRDLEKELGTRLFDRLPRGARLTSHGQRLLARAQDVLDAEARLRAVVGDGSPPSGRVVIAAGETLCSSLLPRVVAELRADEPGIDVQIHAAGTAEAVEGLRAGRVDVALLLEEEVDATDVAAQAVARLRLVLVAAPGHPLAVLDRPVTPAELAATDVFLLEEGCSYSDALARELSAVPGPRPRTTRFGSAEAARTCVAAGLGLALLPWVGVDRALAAGRLTVLDGPGAPDVAVLVARHRARWTSPAAHAVTDALERGLRRGAAGGGPALT; the protein is encoded by the coding sequence ATGGACACCCGGTTGCTGCGCACCTTCGCCACACTGGCCCGCACCGCGAACTTCACCACCGCGGCCGAGGAGCTGCACCTGGCCCAGTCCACGGTCACCGTCCACATCCGCGACCTGGAGAAGGAGCTGGGCACCCGGCTCTTCGACCGATTGCCGCGCGGCGCCCGCCTGACCTCGCACGGGCAGCGGCTCCTGGCCCGCGCCCAAGACGTGCTGGACGCGGAGGCCCGGCTGCGCGCGGTCGTCGGCGACGGGTCGCCGCCCAGCGGACGGGTCGTCATCGCCGCGGGGGAGACCCTGTGCTCCTCGCTCCTGCCCCGGGTGGTCGCCGAGCTGCGGGCCGACGAACCGGGCATCGACGTCCAGATCCACGCGGCGGGCACGGCCGAGGCCGTGGAGGGGCTGCGCGCCGGGCGCGTGGACGTGGCACTGCTCCTGGAGGAGGAGGTGGACGCGACCGACGTGGCCGCCCAGGCCGTGGCCCGGCTGCGCCTGGTCCTGGTGGCCGCTCCCGGACACCCGCTGGCCGTTCTCGACCGGCCGGTGACGCCGGCCGAGCTCGCCGCGACCGACGTCTTCCTGCTGGAGGAGGGCTGCTCCTACAGCGACGCCCTCGCGCGCGAGCTGTCCGCGGTACCGGGTCCGCGGCCCCGCACCACCCGGTTCGGCAGCGCCGAGGCGGCCCGCACGTGCGTGGCGGCCGGGCTCGGACTCGCCCTGCTGCCGTGGGTCGGCGTCGACCGGGCCCTGGCCGCCGGCCGCCTGACCGTCCTCGACGGGCCCGGGGCGCCCGACGTCGCGGTGCTGGTCGCGCGCCACCGCGCGCGGTGGACCTCGCCGGCGGCGCACGCCGTCACCGACGCGCTGGAGCGCGGTCTGCGCCGGGGCGCCGCCGGAGGAGGCCCCGCACTCACGTGA
- a CDS encoding NADP-dependent oxidoreductase — MPVTSREWQLAARPVGEPRDSDVAFTESTVPDPGPGQVLVRNDWLSVDPYMRGRMNEGESYIPPFELGEPMTGSAVGTVVASESDAVPVGTTVSHFRGWREYALLDAEGLQVVDTDLAPAQAYLGVLGTTGLTAYATLVEVSPVREGDVVFVSGAAGAVGSVAGQIARHLGAAKVIGSAGGPEKARRLVDDFGFDAAIDYREGDLPGQLAKAAPEGIDVYLDNVGGDHLEAVLGVMNLRGRVGMVGAISAYNATEPPPGPRTLPLAIGKRITLRGMNVGDHYHLVPEYVGRAATWLAEGSLRTEETVVDGIENAFEAFTSMMRGANTGKMLVRLT, encoded by the coding sequence ATGCCCGTCACCAGCCGCGAATGGCAGCTGGCCGCCCGCCCCGTCGGCGAGCCCCGCGACAGCGACGTCGCGTTCACCGAGTCCACGGTGCCCGACCCCGGTCCGGGGCAGGTCCTGGTCCGCAACGACTGGCTGTCGGTCGACCCGTACATGCGCGGGCGGATGAACGAGGGGGAGTCCTACATCCCGCCGTTCGAGCTCGGCGAGCCGATGACCGGCAGCGCGGTGGGCACCGTCGTCGCCTCCGAGTCCGACGCCGTGCCCGTCGGCACGACCGTCAGCCACTTCCGGGGCTGGCGCGAGTACGCCCTGCTCGACGCCGAGGGCCTCCAGGTCGTGGACACGGACCTGGCCCCGGCCCAGGCCTACCTGGGCGTCCTGGGCACCACGGGCCTGACCGCCTACGCCACGCTGGTGGAGGTCTCCCCCGTCCGGGAGGGCGACGTCGTGTTCGTGTCCGGGGCGGCCGGCGCGGTGGGCTCGGTGGCGGGGCAGATCGCCCGCCACCTCGGCGCGGCCAAGGTCATCGGCTCGGCCGGCGGCCCGGAGAAGGCGCGTCGGCTCGTCGACGACTTCGGGTTCGACGCCGCGATCGACTACCGCGAGGGCGACCTGCCCGGGCAGCTCGCCAAGGCCGCGCCCGAGGGCATCGACGTCTATCTCGACAACGTCGGCGGCGACCACCTGGAGGCGGTGCTGGGCGTGATGAACCTGCGCGGCCGCGTGGGCATGGTCGGGGCGATCTCGGCCTACAACGCCACCGAGCCGCCGCCCGGGCCGCGCACGCTGCCGCTGGCCATCGGCAAGCGCATCACCCTGCGCGGCATGAACGTGGGCGACCACTACCACCTGGTGCCCGAGTACGTCGGGCGGGCCGCGACCTGGCTGGCCGAGGGCTCCCTGCGCACCGAGGAGACCGTCGTCGACGGCATCGAGAACGCCTTCGAGGCCTTCACCTCGATGATGCGCGGCGCCAACACCGGCAAGATGCTGGTCCGCCTCACGTGA
- a CDS encoding TetR/AcrR family transcriptional regulator, producing MASDRLTDVLDAAYECLARYGTRRTTMDDIASSMGVSRSAVYQYVRNKDEAFRLLAERLHARALDRAGRAAAADLPPARRIEGIAAAKFALERPLSEHSPHTAELVDERARLFGGICQAFTADLRALFSGVFAEAGTRSGLGPGEAAEICLALVKGLESAPGGEDLLRPAVRVLAEGLLAPAGART from the coding sequence ATGGCCTCCGACCGGCTCACCGACGTGCTGGACGCCGCCTACGAGTGCCTGGCGCGGTACGGAACACGCCGCACGACCATGGACGACATCGCCTCGTCCATGGGGGTGTCCCGGTCGGCGGTCTACCAGTACGTCCGCAACAAGGACGAGGCCTTCCGGCTCCTGGCCGAGCGCCTGCACGCGCGGGCGCTCGACCGGGCCGGCCGCGCGGCCGCCGCCGACCTGCCGCCCGCGCGCCGGATCGAGGGGATCGCCGCCGCCAAGTTCGCCCTGGAGCGGCCCCTGTCCGAGCACTCTCCGCACACCGCGGAGCTCGTCGACGAGCGCGCCCGGCTGTTCGGCGGCATCTGCCAGGCGTTCACGGCCGACCTGCGCGCCCTGTTCAGCGGCGTGTTCGCCGAGGCCGGGACCAGGTCGGGCCTGGGCCCCGGCGAGGCCGCCGAGATCTGCCTCGCCCTGGTCAAGGGCCTGGAGTCGGCCCCCGGAGGCGAGGACCTGCTGCGCCCGGCCGTCCGGGTGCTCGCCGAGGGCCTGCTCGCACCGGCCGGAGCCCGCACCTGA
- a CDS encoding type 1 glutamine amidotransferase domain-containing protein: MAKILFVMTAADHWTLADGTQHPTGFWAEEAVAPYRKLTAAGHQITVATPGGVVPPVDQGSLSPDANGGEEGAKEVAAALESMDELRSPIRLEDVDLADYAAVFYPGGHGPMEDLAVSAESGALLTAALASGKPLGVVCHAPAALLAADDGDGASPFAGYRVTGFTNAEETQAGLADGAKWLLQDRLVGIGTDFVEGEPWAPHVVVDRNLVTGQNPASSAPLADELLRLLG, from the coding sequence ATGGCCAAGATCCTGTTCGTCATGACCGCCGCCGACCACTGGACGCTGGCCGACGGCACCCAGCACCCGACCGGCTTCTGGGCCGAGGAGGCCGTCGCCCCCTACCGCAAGCTCACCGCCGCCGGACACCAGATCACCGTGGCCACCCCTGGCGGGGTGGTACCGCCCGTGGACCAGGGCAGCCTCTCCCCCGACGCCAACGGCGGGGAGGAGGGCGCCAAGGAGGTCGCCGCCGCGCTGGAGTCGATGGACGAGCTCCGCAGCCCCATCCGCCTGGAGGACGTCGACCTGGCCGACTACGCGGCCGTCTTCTACCCCGGCGGCCACGGCCCGATGGAGGACCTCGCCGTCAGCGCCGAGTCCGGCGCCCTGCTCACCGCCGCCCTGGCCTCCGGCAAGCCGCTGGGCGTGGTCTGCCACGCACCGGCCGCCCTGCTGGCCGCCGACGACGGGGACGGCGCGTCACCGTTCGCGGGCTACCGGGTGACGGGCTTCACCAACGCCGAGGAGACCCAGGCGGGGCTGGCCGACGGAGCGAAGTGGCTGCTCCAGGACCGCCTCGTCGGCATCGGCACCGACTTCGTCGAGGGCGAGCCCTGGGCGCCCCACGTCGTCGTCGACCGCAACCTCGTCACCGGCCAGAACCCGGCCTCGTCCGCCCCGCTGGCCGACGAGCTCCTGCGGCTGCTGGGCTGA